In Nicotiana tabacum cultivar K326 chromosome 10, ASM71507v2, whole genome shotgun sequence, the DNA window GACCCTATtttagatttaaaaaaaataaaaaattgacatcTGATATAAAAATTCTCATGTTCACATGATTCATTTGTTGGTAAAAACACGCATTGACCATGTGGGCAAAGTGGTATGTCTTAGACACACCTTACAAAGGTTGGGTGTGTAAAAGATTGCCCGTAGTGAAAAGTTATGTAATGGGGATTTGGGtgtaattggtaaattatatattttgcctTATTAAATATTAATCCTTTCCCACCTTCTCTCTAAAAAAACAAATTATTCCTGGCCCACAGCTACTccgtaaaaataaaaaaaataaagtaaaaaagagGTAAAAAAAAGACGTACTAGCAATTAACTTCACGTTTCACTGAGTGCGTCGGCAGATCTGGGCGGGACTGTGGATTCCCAAACGCGTCACGGCTGTTGAAAAAGCAGAAGAGAGAGAAATAGCTGATCTCCATTCCACACTCTCATTCATCTCCTGCTATTGGTCTCTACTACTAACAATTTACACactccaaaaaaacaaaaaaaattcccACTCATAAGGGGAACACAGAGGAGGACCAATGGCGTTGAATCGATCAGCATGTAGTCCGAAGGTGTTGAAAGCAGTATTGGGTTTAATGGCAATAAGCTTAGCAGCCTATATTTTGGGTCCACCTTTGTATTGGCACTTAATGGAAGGCAtagctgctgcttcttcttcagttactACTTGCCCTCCTTGTAATTGTGATTGCAATTCTGAACCCTTCTTTTTCATTCCTCCAGGTACCCACATTTGCCCCTGATCTGCTCTTATATCTTGCCCTTAACTAAGAAGATTTTTTACATTTTGTGAATATGGTTATTTAAAAACCCGTTTTGTTAATCTTCTCACTTACTtaaagacccattttgtgaaTCTGGCCACTTTGTTAAAGACCCACTTGTGAATCTGGGCATTTGATTGAAAGATCTCAATAGTTTGTTTTGATCTGCTTTCTAAATGAAGCGGAACTCTAATTCATTGCCACTGTCTTGCTTTCTATATTCTGATAGCTGCAGATATGGAATCAAAATACTGCTAAAATACCTCCACGGATTCAAACTTATGGTTCTGAACTTCTAATCTCGGGCCAAATTAGGGAATTCCTTATTGGTTCAATAATTATCAGGCTTTTTTATAGTTCTTAGCAATATTTGTATGCCTTGATTCATGAATGTGCTAACCAAAATTAAAATATTCCCCAAATCGTCCTGCTTGTTGGTACATGTAGTTTTGCGATTTTGGGAGAAAGGGCATTTTGTTATTAACATTGAAGAATGAATAAACATACTAtatagtcaaacctctctataacaacatccttatataacaacacttcattaTAAAAGCCAAGTTATTTCGGAACTaaatttcatgttatgttatgatATATGTTTTCTAGAACAACAATTCGCTATAATATCCTATCTAGAACAATTGAGGCtcttatagagaggtttgactatTAGTTTTCCTCTTATTACTCATGCTATCTTGAAGTCAAGGCTTAATATGGTTAACTAGTCATGTACTGTGGAATTGTCATTTCCTATGATCTGGACACCATGTCTTTTTTTGTGAGACTTGTTTAGAGTATCTGGTTAAATGAGGAAATTGGTTTGTCAACAATTGCTTGAATTGACATCTTACTTTGTTTGTCGTGCAGGTTTGAGCAATGCTTCTTTGACAGGTTAGTATCATGAGATAtgcatttatttgattttctttgattaaGATATAATTTATTCTGTAATCTGCTGCAAGATTAGTGTTTTTATCGAGgcattattttcttcttctagatGTTGTCCGATGGCACTTACCTTTCTTAGCATTGAGATCATCGATACTTTTTCATGATTTTACCATTCTAGGAATTAAGGTGTAGTATTTCAGGTTTGAACCTAAATGTTATCAAACCGTTCTAGGTTGGTGTTGTCAAATGCTTTCTCCCTCTAAAGTTGGTAGACTCCATAAGTACCTTGATGTAAACGGACCTACTGATGATATATTAGTGATGTTTTCTAATCAGGTTTGTGCTGTATGTCGTTAGTAACCAGTCTTCGACTAATTAAGTAAATCCTTATGTTCTCTTTGCCTGCATCTGTTGAGATGTTGAACGATTCCTTGATTGGAACGTTTTACGTTACACATGAAAATGTGAGCATTGACCTTAAAAACATATGTGCTGATATATCCCTTGGTTTTCTCTTGAatgacctgacattgttttcgaCTGTTAAAGGATCCCTTGATCGGGAGTTGGGACAACTGCATTTAACATGAAAATGACAGTAGATGGATATAAAATTACAAGAACTCAATAGATCATAAAATTCAGTACAAGTTTTCCTCCTAGAAATTCCATGACCATTCCCGTCACTAGCCTGATAACAACTTCAAAGAGTTTTCAGACATGCCTTCCTTCTTCACTCTCTATCTTTTTCTCCTCAGTTTCTCTGTTCCTTCCCTCAGTGTGAAATTTACTTTGGCTACTAAGACAAGAGCACTCATATTTTGGGACAGTAAGTGAGCCATCTCGTTTTTGTTGAAGTCTAAATGAATAAAACATGAATTGCAATTATCTTAAATTGTGAAATCATTTGAGGAGACTTATGGCGGTTATCTTCTTTATACATGTgagatttttgtttaattttctttAAACGGACAAGAAAGAGAAATAGTTCGTATGAGTTTATGTTCAGATTCATCTCATCTGTGTaacatttcctttttttttatttttaaaatagatgATAACTTGTACATTTGACGAATAGTCTCTTAGTCTTAGTTAGCTTTTGGTGCGCTATGAAGATCATGTCTGAATAGAAGCTTGAGTGACATTTGTATAGAACTATTTATTTATTAGGGTGGTGTCCAAGCCACAACTTGACTATTCCACTAGGTACCTGCTCCTTCCCATCATCGTAGGTACCAAGTAACTTATCCACTAGGCTTAAGCAGATGGAAAGGAATCACTATAGTGCTTTTTGTCTTTGTTGAGACATGAATCTTGGTCTACAACGCTTGCGTCTATTTCATTGACTAGTAGGGCACACTCTTGGGTGCCATTTGTAGAGAGCCATATAGTTGTGTAGGTTCTATAGCATGCAGCTTGTATATCGGACTTTTTCTcacattaataaaattatttaactttTAAAGAAAAAGGTAGAGGATATCTTATGACTAGAGACATGAGACTTTTTAGTACTTGGTAGGTGAAAATTTTTCATTTTGAGAAAAGGACATTTTGAGCATCGTTGTTGTAAACACATTTATTAGTTGCATATGCCAAACAAACATCTCAAAAGTGATGGTTGAGTTTGAGGACTTATGCCATGATTTATTCGATTCTGTTATGCGTTGGAATTGTGCAAATCTCTTGATGATCTGCAACTCTGCAGTGATTGACATCTTAATAAGCTGAACATGTTCAAAATATCCTAGAGTAAATGTGAATTTTCTTTCCAACCTATCAAAAAAATGTGAATTTCTTCGCTTTAACAACAAACCTCGTatatttttgttctttcattCTAGTAGCCATTAACTCTTCTTTTTGAGGATTGAAATCTATATTTTTTTACTTGAGATCTAAAATCTTGGATTTCCATTCTTATTTCAATGTTTTGCAGATTGTGCCAAGCGTGATCCAGATGTTGGTGAAGACACAGAAAAGAACTTTGCTGACTTGTTGTCTGAGGAACTTAAATTGCGAGAAGCTGAAGCCTTGGAAAATCAGCGGAAGGCTGACATGGCACTCCTTGAAGCAAAAAAGTTGACATCCCAATATATGAAAGAGGCAGACAAGTGCAATTCTGGAATGGAGACATGTGAAGAGGCAAGAGAAAAAGCTGAGATAGCTTTATTGGCACAAAAGAAACTCACTGCTACATGGGAGATGAGGGCACGCCAAAAAGGATGGAAAGAAGGGGCAGCCAAGTCTCACACTCAATCCCAGGGAAATGTACAGACTATGTAACATCGCCATGGCCTCAAGTAGCATATCTCCACTTGATCTGGTGCCAGGTTCTGGTGGCAACAAAGTTGTCTATAGTTAAATCTCAGCTCAAAATGTGTCGTCACACTAATGGATTCCATCTGTTTTGAACTGTACACCCAAGTTTAGTGTAGAGGCCACTATATTATTTCTATCTCTAtatatctagtcatctgaaacagATTGCCGTTACACTGTAAGGCAAAGCCTTTCTATTTATCCTGCTGTGTTAAAATTCCACTAGTAAAATTTTGAGTGTAGATTGTCGTCAACTGCCATACAAATTTTCATCTGTAAGATTGTCATTTATCATCCTTCTATATCCGTGGAGATGAAGGTAAATCATGAAGTACCGTCGTATTTATACATGTTTTTGAGGCTGGTGAAAGCAATTCTGACATGCTAGCTGATTTACCTGCTATGCTGAAGGAGACAAAGTTGAGATGATTCTCAATTTCTCTCCCTAGGTCACTTGAACCTTGTCTCTATATTCTGGCACCAAGTTTGGAGACAGATTACTAACACAGCAATAGAAATGCAGATCAACTCTAGTAGAGATTAGCATATCTGAGCAAAGGGAGTGGGAACATAACTCTCAATTCTCgagttactaatattttacaatcACCCAAATTATGTATCGTCGCAGAGGCTTTAATGCATTACAAGGACTGGAACAATGTCTATGAATTTGCAGCAAGTTCGTATTTCTTGATAGGTCTCATGTATAAAACTTCAATTTCAAGTTCCCTGTATTCCTGGatcagaaaaaaaaaaggcagaaagatggctgagttctGGATCCACCAACGTTGGCTCACTTTACTAAGCTATACTGCTTTGAAAGACCAAGTTCACCTTGGTCAAGCACAACTTCAGAGTAGGGATATGGTATACCATACATAAAGCGAGTTAAAGAtgaaaacaaaatccaaaaatcataACATATGATAAATATAAGCGAATATCACCATAACACACCTTGTGTACAACCCTTGAACCACACTCAAAAGCGCATAAACTCTCATTTATGCAAGAAAAAAGGGAATCTCCCTTCCATTCGAGGGGATATTAAAGTGGAATTATCATACCTATATTTATTTTACTTCGAATGATACATTCAAATGAGTGTTACAAAATATTGCAAAAGCAAAAGCACACATCTTAACAGACACCTCAGTTCAGTgagaaactcaaaaccaattcAGTGACAACACATTGTCGTTCCATGCAATGTTTTCTTCGAGATTGAGTTGGTGTTCAATGTACCGCTTGTCTAGCCTATGCTTTGCAAGTCTACATAGGGTACACGATCGAAAAGAATGCGTGGGATGGATGCCCCAACAGAAGAGCAATGCTCTACTTGTACACAGGATTGAAAAATAAACTCTACTTTCATTCGGAACACTTTACAATTGTTAGCGACTCACAATTATTTTAGGTGACCAACATACACAAGCTAAGTTGAATGAAAACTAGTTATACATACGAAAAGAAAAGTTATTTaaatttgcaaaaatttaaaaacatttgaaaacttaaagattattctttcttgttttttggtggaaaatttgttttgtaaaaattgaatttgcgaaaaaatatttttgtgaattaaaataaataaaaaatgaggGCCCAATAAGAAAGGAGTGAGACTCATTCTAGGTTAGACAAGCCCAAATCCAACCTAGCCGTTTGGTGATTTCGGACCCCAATTCCGATTGGCCTGCTAAGATGAATTGAAATTGAGTCGTCGATTTCTTCGGCCAAATTCCATTGAATGACCACCACTTATacagcagtggttaggcctgtcatgttatatggaactgaatgttggccggtaaagaacttacacattcagaagatgaaagtagcagagataaggatgttgaggtgtatgtgcgggcatacaaggatgaataagattaggaatgaagatattcgagagaaggtgggcatggcccccatggaggacaaaatgcgggaagtaagactcagatggttcgggcacattcagaggaggagcactgatgcaccggtgaggaggtgtgcgactggctgtagtgggcatgcGGAGAGatagaggacgacctaagaagtattggtgagaggtgatcagacatgatatgacgcgacttaggattactgaggacatgacccttgacagagaattatggaggtcgagcatcaAGGAGGTTGTGGGTTAGGGGAAAGTTATGAATATTtttacagcacaatagagtgagactagccagttaggagttagactgagaatgtcattggtcgtctgtggatgcagggctttacctactagttttactataccagtcatctgtttcgtatttcgtattctgtatttcatatctcttattatgctgttattttattatgcatttttatggtactaatatatcggctcctgttgtttttttgagccgagggtctcctggaaacagcctctctacccttcgggtagggttaaggtctgcgtacatattaccctccccaaggtctgcgtacatattaccctccccaaggtctgcgtacatattaccctccccagaccccacttgtgggattatactggctCGTGTTGACCACCACTCTTCCTCTTCCTCACCTCCATCTCCTCCATTGTCCTCCTCGGGATCTCTTTCTCCGGCCAGATTCATCTCTGTACGTTACTCTCCTCATATATATCTCTCCGATTTTGTCTTTCGTGAAACAAAAACCCTAATTCCCCTTTTTTCCTGTAATTATTTAGGTAAAAATGAGAAACAGGAGTTGTGAATTGGTTGTAATGATTTATCTCTTAGCTCCCCACTGCTTAATGAAAGCTAAAGTTCCGATTTGTTATATAGCTCTTTTATATTCTTCACTAGTTAATTTATAAACTTAATTTATTTACCTTTATGATACTGCTTCTTGAGTTGTAATGGTCTCCCAATATGGCTTTGAGTATTGCTTATCAGTTTCTGTTACATTTTCATTGGATAAAGgagatttttttaaaatgaaagcTAAAGAAGATAAAATTTATGCATGTTTGTATTTTTCGAGCTGACCGTTACCAGGATGCTACTTGCTAAGATGCATACATTATGGGTTCTACTAATGTTTAATTTGCTTCTGGAAGGttaaaaacactaggtgatttcttcatCTGCCTAAGTTTTGGTGGGCAAAGTTACCCGACACTTGTGGTGCTGGGACTCCTGAGAGGTAACAGTTACTCGCTAGAATAACCGAGATGCACGCAAGCTGGCCTGGACATCTCAGTCATAAAAAATATTTGCTTCTAGATTTGGGGGTTTATAGTATGTGTTGGAATAGAAGGAAGCAGACTGAAAATTTAGTTTATGTTCCACTTGAAACATTTTCATTTCGCTTGCTGCGCGAATTTTATGTTTGATTCAGTATGATGTTGAACGAAGAGGGGGAACAGACCCCCCTCCATTTTTCTGTTTGTGTGATAGCCTGATAGGGAGAGACAGACCCTTCAGAGACAAAATAAGAGCAGTGAGTCTTTGTGGATAAGTACCAAGATATTGAGCAATAGACTTGCTCTTTCAAAAGAGACAACATTGAAAAACTAAATTTACAAGAAGAGACTGGAATTGCATTGCATTGTCAAAAAAGATCATAATATTCCTATAATACAACTGTTCTAAACTGTGAGGGATAGAAACTAGATATATGTTTTCttgcacccaagggtgtggcctcGTAGTAGACTAGTTGTCAATGAAGTAGGCAGAGAATTATGGGGTGTTAGGTTCAAATCCCATCAAAGACAAAAAACACAAGGTGTGCTGGTGAGATATATAAGGTGCTGGTGGAATAGTCAGCTGCCTGCAAGCAGGCTAGGCTAGGACACTGTCATCATCCAAAAAAGAACTAGATTTATGTTTTCTTGCCATGTTTTTTCCCTTTTGGCTTTATGTTTCAACTTTGTTGTGCTGATGTACTTCAATAGTTGTTCTCTAGACGTCTTTTGCTCTTCTTCTATTTATTGCATTTAAACCTATTTTTCCTTGTAATTACGAAAAGTCGTTTACAGATAAGGAGAACATTGTATGACAGTATAGCATAGAGTACGATCATGGCTGTTGAGGCTTTTTCCAAAACAAAGTTGATGGCTgaagttgttgatgatgatgatgatatgcCCTTAGTTTTCAAACGAAGTAGTACCACATCAAAGCAGAATCAGTCAAATTCATCATCTCAGAAACAGGATGGACGATCGGGGCGGCAAGCTTCTGATGTACGTTCTCCTAATGGCCAGAGCTCTAGTACTCTGAAAGTTAAGGCAGGCACCTCTTCTAAGGCTTCTCCGTCAGTTTCACCTTTCACTAATCCAAAAGCATGACCTTCATCAGGCAGGACATCTCCTGCACCAAACTCAAGGCCATCAGCCTCTGGGGGTAATCAGGCAAAAGATGTTATGTGCCAAAGCAAGCCATTAAACCAAAATCTGAACCTAATGATGAAGCTGAGGATTCTGAAGATGATAAACCATTGAGTGCTAGGCTTTCTTCTGGGTTATCTTAGAGCAATTCTAGTCATGCCAACAAAGTGCTTGGTACTTCAGCATCAGTTCAAAAGTCTAGATCTCCCAAAAAAGAGGATTCAGATGATGAAATTCCCTTAGCGTCAAGGTTTCAATTGAAGTCCAATGCAGGGGCTTCCACAAGCAAGTCTTCTAATTCTGAAGAAGTTAAGCCTAAAATTCGGCAAAATGGTTTGCCATCTACAACAGTTTTAAGTAAGAGACCGCCTGGTGATATAAAGTCTGCTGCTCAGGCTTCAGTTAAAAAGCCTAGGCTTTCTGATGCATCTACACCTGTTTCGAGTAAGCAAGCGTCTGTTAAACCTGAAAGAAAGACAGAGGATGACGACGATGACGTTCCTATATCTCAGAGAATTAAAAAGTCAGTAGCTTCAGCTAGTAAAGTGTCATCTGCTAAGAAAGCAACCAAAGTCGTTTCATCgtcaatgaaaaaaaagaagaaattgaagaaatccaAGTACTCTAAGTCGTCGAAACTGCAGCCAAGCTCCGGTGAAGGGCAAAAATGGACTACATTGGTTCACAACGGTGTGATTTTTCCGCCTCCATACAAGCCTCATGGGGTTAAGATACTCTACAAGGGAAAGCCCGTAGATCTGACTCCAGAGCAGGAGGAGGTCTCAATCTGTCTCTGGCTGTTTGTGTCTCATTCAAGTCTTTGTGAATTTTTTCTCAGTACAGCAATTTCTTTCTGCCTGCAGGTTGCAACAATGTATGCCGTGATGTTAGACACTGATTACATGAGTAAACCGCAGTTCAAAGAGAATTTCATGAATGACTGGAGAAAAATACTAGGAAAAAATCATGTCATTCAAAATTTAGATGACTGTGATTTTACCCCAATATATGAGTGGCATCAAAgtgagaaggagaagaagaagcaaatgaGTACCGAAGTAAGTAAATGAATAAAACTataaagttatgaaatatgagaAGTTGTAGTTATTTTGTGACCTATACGGTGGTTTGTTCATTTTTCATATACTTTTCTACCTTCTAATTGCTGGTTAGCTTTCTGTATGAGTTGCGGAATAACTATCTTTTAAAACATTTCTTGTCTTGTTGATTCTCACAAAATGCTGAATTTGTTATAGCAGTTGTATGTTCTCATCCGATATAGCACAACTTATCCCAGCCAACTTTGCTCTGAAAAAGACATGGTTGCTTCATAGCGTCCAAATGCATGGATTTACTTTGTGTGGTGGATGTGTTACTTGCTAATCTCTTATGGTAGTATGTTATTTGTGTGGTAATTTTGTGTAGGCATTTGATGCCTACATTTGTCTGACCAGCATGAACATGGTGTTTCTGTCAACCTTCTAAAATAATTTTAGCTGCATTTGCTTAACCGAGAAGATTCGCGGCAGCTGTGCTTCATAGTTTATATTACCAACCTCTACCCATATCTATGCGCCATGGAGACTCTAAGTTCCAAATTGAGCATTGTTTTGCTTACTGCATAAAATGTGTAACTTCTATTGACATTTTTTAGTAGCTAATTCAAGATGGCACTTACCTTTCTTCCTCTTTATTGACGTTAAAGCTGGATGAATGTagaatttcattttctatagcaAGTGGAAGTCACTTAAGCACTACCCTTATTAGAGATCTAGGCAGAAATTCTATGATGGACCAAGTTCTTTGGGTCTGATCAAGTGGTGGTAACTATGTTTGTGGTTAACCTAGTAGCCAAGTACATAAAGCTTGTaaatgtttaaatatttttcggccaaaaaaatgcCTATTTTGCAGGAGAAAAAGGCATTGAGAGAAGAGAAACTCAAGCAAGAAGAGAAGTACATGTGGGCTATTGTTGATGGTGTTAAGGAGAAGGTTGGTTCTGTTTATCATTAGTTTTTAGCATTATCTTGCTTTTATACATGATACTTTAAGCGAAATGACATGTGTTATCTTTTGTAAATTATGCAATGGGATTATAAGATGGTCTTATGTCTTATTTTCTGAAAAAGAAAAGGTCTCATGTCTTCCTTTTTTTTGGGGGATGTTCCTTCTCTTATGTCTTCCTTTTCTGGTGATGtgtcttctttctttttcaacaTCATCTGCTTCTGTTCTGAGAATTTTAGCTTACGTTAGCAATGCGTTTATCCAGCTTGCAAAGTTTCTTGCTTGGAGGTCTGAAGCAGCCAATGATCTcttatttattttcatttttctgttcTGATGCTATTCCATGACATCCCCTTGACTGATCTTCAACAACTTTGAAGAGctttatttcctttattttgtGTATAGTTAGAAGAACATCTTGTCTAGTTGATTCTTTGGTTCCATTCTTATGCTGTAACCTGCGCCATCAGTACATGCTTTTTTGACGTTAATTTTGTTTTCTAGCCGTGTGATATTGAGCCTCTTAGTTATCCCCAAATCTCAATCTTGAGCTTCCTTTCCTTTCAGTATGATATTCCAATATGGTGTTCTCGTTTCGTTCTTCACCCTGGTAGGTGTCCACCCCTAAAATCAGAAAAGCCCATGGTATAGTGAGCGAGATAACTTCCAAACCAAATGCGAATGGTCTGACCGTTTAGTTATGTGCAGGTTGGGAACTTTCGGGTTGAACCACCTGGACTCTTTCGTGGCCGTGGAGAACATCCAAAGGTAATTTTGACCTTATAACTGGCAAAAACAATCTACTATGTGCAGAGTGGTGTGTTTCTTGATGTTTTAGATACTTCAAGGTTTCACTGTGGTATTGATGGATGTTGCTTAATGGTACAGATGGGAAAGCTAAAGAGACGGATCCGGCCAAATGATATTACAATAAATATTGGAAAGGGTGCTCCAATACCGGAGTGCCCCATCCCTGGCGAAAGGTTTATTCATTCTCTCTCCTGTTATCCTGTTGAAAACAGCCTATCTTTGGAGGAGGTAAAGCTAGAATTTCACCTTCATTTATTTTTCTTCCCCTCGTTGGCTTGGCAGATGGAAGGAAGTAAGGCATGACAACACTGTAACATGGTTAGCTTTCTGGAATGACCCTATCAATCCAAGAGAATTCAAATACGTTTTCCTGGCAGCCAGTAGTTCCTTGAAAGGGCAAAGCGATAAAGAGAAGTATGAGAAAGCAAGGCGCTTAAAGGTACAATGAAAGCAATTGGCAAACTTCTGATCGATGAATGTTTCTTTTTTTAATTGTGACTGGTTGCACATGGATGATTGGTAGCTGTAACCGTCTCTTGGTTGCAGGATTACATTGAAGGCATTAGATCTGCATATACAAAGGATTTTACAAGTAAAGATCCTGTGAAGCGTCAGATCGCAGTTGCAACTTATCTTATTGATAAATTAGCTTTGAGGGCAGGGAATGAGAAGGTAACAGGAAGAAGGCAGGAGCActagctttttattttttcccaGATATTTAGCTAGGAGCAGCATAGATTTCAAAAATAGTCTAAAAATTCCAAAGCTTGTTGCTGATGCTGGTTTAGGTCATGTCTCTTTTAGAAGCATTTCAAGCTGCATCGAAGCAGGAAATTTTAGCAATATATGTTACTTTCCTCTTTCCAATTGAATTAAGTTTACCAAGGGATACTAGCAAACCACATCACTAATAAAGAAAACACAAAGCAAAATAATTTTATCAGAGATCAATTTATCC includes these proteins:
- the LOC107817035 gene encoding uncharacterized protein LOC107817035 — translated: MALNRSACSPKVLKAVLGLMAISLAAYILGPPLYWHLMEGIAAASSSVTTCPPCNCDCNSEPFFFIPPGLSNASLTDCAKRDPDVGEDTEKNFADLLSEELKLREAEALENQRKADMALLEAKKLTSQYMKEADKCNSGMETCEEAREKAEIALLAQKKLTATWEMRARQKGWKEGAAKSHTQSQGNVQTM